In Deinococcus psychrotolerans, a genomic segment contains:
- the plsY gene encoding glycerol-3-phosphate 1-O-acyltransferase PlsY: MILNTLLALVFAYLLGALPAAAWIARSRGIDIRTVGSGNAGATNVQRTLGWGPGLAVALFDVFKGAAAVWLARWLGLLPEWAAMCGALSILGHNYSPFLGFRGGKGVATSFGTIVAIDPLVGLCVVILGVFTVAITRYVSAGSMIGGAVAVTTAFALGRPWWEVILLLLLCVLAVWQHRENIKRLQEGTERHIGKKGGAAS; this comes from the coding sequence GTGATCTTGAACACTTTACTCGCCCTGGTCTTCGCTTATTTGCTGGGAGCCTTGCCCGCTGCCGCCTGGATTGCGCGTTCACGCGGCATCGACATCCGCACGGTCGGTTCCGGCAACGCTGGAGCCACCAATGTGCAGCGCACCCTCGGCTGGGGGCCGGGGTTGGCGGTGGCGCTTTTCGACGTTTTCAAGGGTGCGGCTGCCGTCTGGCTGGCCCGCTGGCTGGGTCTGCTGCCCGAATGGGCGGCGATGTGCGGCGCTCTGTCTATTCTGGGCCACAACTACAGCCCCTTCCTGGGCTTTAGGGGCGGCAAGGGCGTGGCCACCAGCTTCGGCACCATCGTGGCGATCGACCCGTTGGTCGGACTGTGCGTCGTTATTCTGGGCGTTTTTACGGTGGCCATCACCCGCTACGTCTCGGCAGGCAGCATGATCGGCGGCGCAGTGGCCGTCACCACTGCTTTCGCTCTGGGCCGCCCGTGGTGGGAGGTAATTTTGCTGTTGCTGCTGTGTGTTTTGGCCGTCTGGCAGCACCGTGAAAACATCAAGCGGCTGCAAGAGGGCACTGAGCGGCACATCGGCAAAAAGGGCGGAGCGGCAAGCTGA